The Chionomys nivalis chromosome 20, mChiNiv1.1, whole genome shotgun sequence genome includes a region encoding these proteins:
- the Sfrp1 gene encoding secreted frizzled-related protein 1 codes for MGSGRSARSRGGAASGLLLALVAALLAAGSASEYDYVSFQSDIGSYQSGRFYTKPPQCVDIPVDLRLCHNVGYKKMVLPNLLEHETMAEVKQQASSWVPLLNKNCHMGTQVFLCSLFAPVCLDRPIYPCRWLCEAVRDSCEPVMQFFGFYWPEMLKCDKFPEGDVCIAMTPPNATEASKPQGTTVCPPCDNELKSDAIIEHLCASEFALRMKIREVKKENGDKKIVPKKKKPLKLGPIKKKELKRLVLFLKNGADCPCHQLDNLSHNFLIMGRKVKSQYLLTAIHKWDKENKEFKNFMKKMKNHECPTFQSVFK; via the exons ATGGGCAGCGGGCGCAGCGCGCGGAGCCGCGGCGGGGCCGCCTCGGGCTTGCTGCTGGCGTTGGTGGCCGCGCTCCTGGCCGCAGGTTCGGCCAGTGAGTACGACTACGTGAGCTTCCAGTCGGACATCGGCTCTTACCAAAGCGGCCGCTTCTACACCAAGCCTCCGCAGTGCGTGGACATCCCGGTGGACCTGAGGCTGTGCCACAACGTGGGCTACAAGAAGATGGTGCTGCCCAACCTGCTGGAGCACGAGACCATGGCAGAGGTGAAGCAGCAGGCCAGCAGTTGGGTGCCGCTGCTCAACAAGAACTGCCACATGGGCACCCAGGTCTTCCTCTGCTCGCTCTTCGCGCCCGTCTGTCTGGACCGGCCCATCTACCCGTGCCGCTGGCTCTGCGAGGCCGTGCGCGACTCGTGCGAGCCGGTCATGCAATTCTTCGGCTTCTACTGGCCCGAGATGCTCAAATGTGACAAGTTCCCTGAGGGCGACGTCTGCATCGCCATGACGCCGCCCAATGCCACCGAAGCCTCGAAGCCCCAAG GTACAACAGTGTGTCCTCCATGTGACAACGAGTTGAAGTCGGACGCCATCATCGAACATCTCTGTGCAAGCGAATTTG CACTGCGGATGAAAATCAGAGAAGTGAAGAAGGAGAATGGCGACAAGAAGATTGTCCCCAAGAAGAAGAAGCCCCTGAAACTGGGGCCCATTAAGAAGAAGGAGCTGAAGCGGCTTGTGCTGTTCCTGAAGAACGGGGCCGACTGTCCCTGCCACCAGCTGGACAACCTCAGCCACAACTTTCTCATCATGGGCCGCAAGGTGAAGAGCCAGTACCTGCTGACAGCCATCCACAAGTGGGACAAGGAAAACAAGGAGTTCAAAAACttcatgaagaaaatgaaaaaccacGAGTGTCCCACCTTCCAGTCTGTTTTTAAGTGA